In Harpia harpyja isolate bHarHar1 chromosome 12, bHarHar1 primary haplotype, whole genome shotgun sequence, a single window of DNA contains:
- the ABHD11 gene encoding protein ABHD11 → MLRRLPRARAAAPPWRLRRPPPPPAAAARSVVTAVPLVHAEVGGRGDRPPLLLLHGLFGSHGNFQAVARALVRRGSGKVLTLDARNHGGSPHSPLMTYEAMSLDVQHLLTRLGITKCILLGHSMGGKTAMTLALQRPDLVERLISVDISPISTAPVSEFSAYISAMKSVKIPDGLPRSVARQLADDQLRPVVQLPQLRQFLLTNLVEVEGHYIWRVNLEAISDHLADIMNFPTFHKPYPGPALFLGGSNSPYISSKDYPEIQRLFPKAEVQYIKGAGHVVHQDKFEEFITAVLNFLPPP, encoded by the exons atGCTCCGCCGGCTGCCccgcgcccgcgccgccgccccgccatGGCGGctgcgccgcccccccccgccgcccgccgccgccgcccgctccgtgGTGAC AGCGGTGCCGCTGGTCCACGCGGAGGTGGGGGGCCGCGGGGACCGGCcgcccctgctgctgctccacGGGCTCTTCGGCAGCCACGGCAACTTCCAGGCGGTGGCCAGGGCGCTGGTGCGCCGCGGCAGCGGCAAG GTGCTGACGCTGGACGCCCGGAATCATGGCGGCAGCCCACACAGCCCGCTGATGACCTATGAAGCGATGAGCCTGGACGTGCAGCACCTCCTGACCCGCCTGGGCATCACCAAGTGCATCCTCCTGGGACACAGCATGGGGGGCAAGACGGCCATGACGCTGGCCTTGCAGCGG CCAGACCTGGTGGAGCGCCTCATCTCTGTAGACATCAGTCCCATCTCAACCGCACCAGTCTCCGAATTCTCTGCCTACATCTCTGCCATGAAGTCAGTGAAGATCCCGGATGGTCTGCCCCGCTCTGTGGCCCGCCAGCTGGCTGACGATCAGCTGCGTCCAGTGGTCCAG CTCCCGCAGCTGAGACAGTTCCTCCTCACCAACCTGGTGGAGGTGGAGGGCCACTACATCTGGCGGGTGAACCTGGAGGCTATTTCCGACCACTTGGCAGATATTATGAACTTCCCCACCTTCCACAAGCCGTATCCTGGCCCTGCACTCTTCTTGGGAGGATCCAACTCTCCCTACATCAG CTCCAAAGACTACCCAGAGATCCAGCGCCTCTTCCCCAAGGCGGAGGTCCAGTACATCAAAGGTGCAGGCCACGTAGTCCATCAGGATAAATTTGAAGAATTCATCACTGCTGTCCTCAATTTCCTGCCACCACCATAG
- the LOC128149310 gene encoding caspase-1-like yields MADELLMKVRTAFVERVSKPLISRLLDELLAQGVLSLEEVDEVQDRYVVRTDKARCLIDTVRLKGPKASQIFINNLRKYDGTLAEQLGLAADSGPPGAQLASPSTEAALGPPISIEGQQWIRQCSLSEYQRIRDTEGDQIYPIHLPRETRTRRALLICNIEFEHLSRRDGAEVDVKGMTELLEGLGYIVDIHCNLTSQGMATVMKDFADHKDHWTSDSTFLVFMSHGVRAGLCGTKSRGETTDILSLDTIYEKFNNKHCRGLLGKPKLVIIQSCRGDKVGFVMVSDSADPAMPASSSAHTIPAGLEDDGICEVHLESDFATLHSSTPDTVSWRSPKTGSIFIQRLIEQFRNHACNSDLQELFRKVQYSFGKFPQQLPSQERTTMLRKFYLFPGC; encoded by the exons ATGGCGG ATGAGCTGCTCATGAAGGTGCGGACAGCCTTTGTGGAGCGTGTGAGCAAGCCGCTGATCTCTAGACTGCTGGACGAGCTGCTGGCCCAAGGGGTGCTGAGCCTCGAGGAGGTGGATGAAGTGCAGGATAGATACGTGGTGCGCACCGACAAGGCCCGCTGCCTCATTGACACTGTGCGCCTGAAGGGCCCCAAGGCCAGCCAAATCTTCATCAACAACCTCAGGAAGTATGATGGCACCTTGGCAGAGCAGCTGGGTCTGGCTGCTGACTCGG GGCCTCCCGGTGCGCAGCTGGCCTCCCCCAGCACTGAGGCCGCCCTTGGGCCCCCCATCAGCATTGAGGGCCAGCAGTGGATCCGGCAGTGCTCCCTGAGCGAGTACCAGCGCATCAGGGACACAGAGGGAGAccag ATCTATCCCATCCATCTACCGCGGGAGACGCGAACCCGTAGGGCCCTGCTCATCTGCAACATTGAGTTTGAGCACTTGAGCCGGCGGGATGGGGCTGAAGTGGATGTAAAGGGGATGACggagctgctggaagggctgggcTACATAGTGGACATCCATTGCAACTTAACTTCCCAG GGGATGGCTACGGTCATGAAGGATTTTGCAGATCACAAAGACCACTGGACCTCTGACAGCACCTTCCTGGTCTTCATGTCCCACGGGGTCAGGGCTGGGCTCTGTGGGACCAAGAGCAGAGGCGAGACCACAGACATCCTTTCCCTTGACACCATCTACGAGAAATTCAACAACAAGCACTGCCGGGGACTGCTGGGCAAACCCAAACTGGTCATTATTCAGTCCTGCCGTGGAG ACAAGGTAGGGTTCGTGATGGTGAGCGACTCCGCAGACCCTGCCATGCCCGCTTCCAGCTCAGCTCACACGATCCCTGCAGGGCTGGAAGATGACGGAATCTGTGAAGTCCACCTAGAGAGTGATTTCGCCACTTTACATTCCTCCACGCCTG ATACTGTCTCCTGGAGAAGCCCAAAAACAGGCTCCATTTTCATCCAGCGCCTGATAGAGCAGTTTCGAAACCATGCCTGTAACAGTGACTTACAGGAGCTCTTCCGAAAG GTCCAATATTCCTTTGGAAAATTCCCTCAGCAGTTGCCATCACAAGAACGGACTACAATGCTCAGGAAGTTCTACCTCTTCCCAGGCTGCTGA